One Miscanthus floridulus cultivar M001 chromosome 11, ASM1932011v1, whole genome shotgun sequence DNA window includes the following coding sequences:
- the LOC136490578 gene encoding flavanone 3-dioxygenase 3-like yields MSDLSRTVAQEQLVSQDLHLSPTPVINLGHLSLDSVTRSGVIDQIAKACHDLGHFQVINHGISQSVMDCAVEAASDFFKLPSETKEEFASEDLRQPVRYDTSSKDSISMSRAFLKHYAHPLSDWIQYWPEKPPIYREYMGKYAAEVRRVALQLMEAILEGLGLGKEYLNEKFQEGSQLSSVNCYPKAPQDAMTIGLAPHSDYGFLTILLTSCRGLEVVDRSSNSWKTVQQLPHALHVHVGDHMEVLSNGKIKTAMHRAVLNPEESRISIASIHGFELHEKVACAKELVDEQNPPKYKESSFSDFLDHLTANTNKHRNFLESLRM; encoded by the exons atgtctgacttgtcaaGGACTGTTGCTCAGGAGCAGCTCGTGTCTCAGGACTTGCACCTCTCGCCAACGCCGGTGATCAACCTTGGGCACCTCAGCCTTGATTCTGTGACACGATCTGGCGTGATCGACCAAATCGCCAAAGCATGCCATGATCTTGGGCACTTCCAG GTTATAAACCATGGGATCAGTCAATCTGTCATGGATTGTGCTGTTGAAGCAGCTTCAGATTTCTTCAAACTACCAAGTGAGACAAAGGAAGAGTTTGCATCAGAGGACCTCCGCCAACCTGTTAGATATGACACCAGCTCAAAAGATAGCATTAGCATGTCACGGGCATTCCTAAAGCATTATGCCCATCCACTCAGTGACTGGATTCAATATTGGCCAGAGAAACCACCAATCTACag GGAATACATGGGAAAGTATGCTGCTGAAGTAAGGAGGGTGGCTTTGCAACTGATGGAAGCAATACTAGAAGGCCTAGGATTGGGTAAGGAATACCTGAATGAGAAATTTCAGGAAGGCTCACAACTGTCGTCAGTGAACTGCTACCCTAAAGCACCACAAGATGCCATGACTATAGGGCTGGCTCCACACTCAGATTATGGATTTCTTACCATCTTGCTCACAAGTTGTCGGGGACTTGAAGTTGTTGACCGCAGCAGCAACAGCTGGAAAACAGTCCAGCAACTTCCGCATGCATTGCATGTCCATGTAGGAGACCACATGGAAGTCCTGAGCAATGGGAAAATCAAAACAGCTATGCACCGTGCTGTTTTGAATCCTGAAGAATCAAGGATTTCTATAGCAAGTATTCATGGTTTTGAACTACATGAGAAGGTCGCGTGTGCCAAGGAGCTTGTGGATGAACAAAATCCCCCAAAATACAAAGAGAGCAGCTTCAGTGACTTCCTCGACCATCTCACTGCTAATACGAACAAGCACAGGAATTTTCTTGAAAGCCTCAGAATGTAA
- the LOC136490980 gene encoding uncharacterized protein → MEVEGSAGTGGHATWTSTWSAYMLEYLANLVVNGTKTSSTFKMVHYNGCAKALQEKFGIVCSGEQVKNHLKTWQKKFRKICDLRGLSVAGWDEDTFTITLDDKHYNNHIKDHKSDADFLNKPIQHFEEMHTIFGSTMATGKFAKDSGVPLGTQEDSTDDWDNEVQRMEVQSDRNANEDNNAATSSATKATNPKKRDKCKKRAMTDQDPLVAAIKWGSTKLAKAIKEAGKPDNDVPDDLYDNLMAMSGSFNSTHLSFYHSYLVQHPHIARAFNSLPFEHKFNWVAKHIADNYPGQ, encoded by the exons ATGGAAGTAGAGGGTAGTGCAGGGACTGGTGGACATGCTACTTGGACTTCAACTTGGTCAGCCTACATGCTCGAATACCTTGCCAATTTAGTGGTTAATGGCACCAAGACTTCATCCACCTTCAAGATGGTTCACTACAATGGGTGTGCAAAGGCTCTTCAAGAGAAATTTGGCATTGTGTGCAGTGGTGAGCAGGTTAAGAATCACCTTAAGACATGGCAAAAGAAGTTTCGTAAAATATGTGACCTTCGTGGTTTGAGTGTTGCTGGTTGGGATGAAGATACCTTCACTATAACTCTTGATGATAAGCACTACAACAATCATATTAAG GATCACAAGTCTGATGCTGATTTTCTAAACAAGCCTATTCAACACTTTGAGGAGATGCACACAATATTTGGAAGTACCATGGCTACAGGCAAGTTTGCAAAGGACTCGGGTGTGCCTCTAGGTACGCAGGAAGACAGTACAGATGACTGGGACAATGAGGTACAGAGGATGGAGGTACAGAGTGATAGGAATGCAAATGAAGACAACAATGCGGCAACTTCATCGGCTACCAAGGCCACCAATCCTAAGAAGAGGGACAAGTGCAAGAAGAGGGCCATGACTGACCAAGATCCATTGGTTGCTGCAATTAAATGGGGAAGTACCAAGTTAGCCAAGGCGATAAAGGAAGCGGGGAAACCTGACAATGATGTGCCGGATGATTTGTATGACAACTTGATGGCAATGAGTGGTAGTTTCAATTCGACTCACTTATCCTTCTACCATTCCTACTTGGTCCAACATCCTCACATAGCTAGAGCTTTCAACTCCTTGCCTTTTGAACATAAATTCAATTGGGTTGCAAAGCACATTGCTGACAACTACCCTGGGCAGTAA
- the LOC136490760 gene encoding protein ALP1-like, which produces MNNRLKAFVFAAAAHWLLCVMAIVVRSRKRKRVARREGITYAPIYERDRKRMEYLNDKIWKDDTTCVNMLRMNKARFFRFCKLFRDRGLLEDTVHMCVEEQVAMFLHTVGHNVRNRVIATNFGRSRETVGRYFNKVLHAIGELRDDYIRPPSLDTPAKIEGDPRWYPYFKDCIGALDGTHIRATIPKEMQHAFRGRYKHCTQNVLAAVDFDQKFTYVLAGWEGTAHDALVLRDALTREGGLRVPQGKYYLVDAGYGAKPGFLSPFRGVRYHLNEWGRNPVQNEKELFNRRHCSLRIIVEQAFGALKRRFKVLDDASPFFPYETQVDIVVACCIIHNWVIEDGSDEFNIPSDNDEDTQHTTYAGTTSENAIMLAFREGLAAQMWADRQSHGN; this is translated from the exons ATGAATAACAGGCTCAAGGCATTTGTTTTTGCTGCTGCTGCACATTGGTTGTTGTGTGTCATGGCAATTGTTGTTCGGTCTAGGAAAAGAAAACGAGTTGCAAGAAGGGAAGGGATTACTTATGCACCAATATATGAAAGGGATAGGAAGAGAATGGAATACCTCAATGACAAAATCTGGAAGGATGACACAACTTGTGTAAACATGCTGAGAATGAACAAAGCACGTTTCTTTAGGTTTTGTAAGTTGTTTAGAGATCGTGGTTTACTTGAAGATACCGTTCATATGTGTGTTGAGGAGCAAGTGGCAATGTTTTTGCATACTGTGGGGCACAATGTTAGGAATAGAGTAATTGCAACCAATTTTGGTAGATCCAGAGAAACGGTCGGTCGTTATTTTAACAAAGTACTTCATGCTATTGGTGAGCTACGAGATGATTATATTAGGCCCCCTTCATTGGACACTCCAGCTAAAATTGAAGGAGACCCAAGGTGGTATCCATACTTTAAG GATTGTATAGGAGCACTTGATGGTACACATATAAGAGCCACTATTCCAAAGGAAATGCAGCATGCTTTTCGTGGTAGATACAAGCATTGTACTCAAAATGTACTAGCAGCCGTAGATTTTGACCAAAAGTTCACCTATGTGTTGGCCGGATGGGAGGGGACAGCACATGACGCACTAGTTTTACGTGATGCTTTAACACGTGAGGGTGGCCTTCGTGTGCCACAAG GTAAATATTACCTAGTTGATGCTGGATATGGAGCCAAACCAGGATTTTTATCCCCTTTTCGGGGTGTACGATACCACTTGAATGAATGGGGGAGGAATCCGGTGCAAAATGAGAAGGAATTGTTCAACCGTAGGCACTGCTCATTGAGAATCATAGTAGAGCAAGCATTTGGAGCACTAAAAAGGAGATTCAAAGTACTTGATGATGCCTCTCCTTTTTTTCCTTATGAAACTCAAGTTGATATTGTTGTTGCTTGCTGCATCATTCATAATTGGGTGATTGAAGATGGGAGTGATGAATTCAATATACCAAGTGACAACGATGAGGACACCCAGCACACCACATATGCTGGGACAACAAGTGAGAATGCCATTATGCTAGCTTTTAGGGAAGGCCTGGCTGCCCAAATGTGGGCAGATCGTCAAAGCCATGGAAACTAG